A genomic segment from Roseibium algicola encodes:
- a CDS encoding TetR/AcrR family transcriptional regulator, with protein sequence MTTETQELPATAEDPAQKTDNAKCRQILAGARKVFRAKGFDGASMEVIAKEAGVSKGTLYVYFSSKEALFEALILQERFSQAEILREALVSRADVKSDLHRIGRSYLQKMANPEKLSTLRMVVGAAEKFPQFGVLLYEAGPCQGRRDLGAFIQERIDRGELKDCDVELAAGQFFDLCVAGVLRRMLLNAGPKPSEEEIETNVAAAVKVFLAAYAA encoded by the coding sequence ATGACAACCGAAACACAGGAACTACCGGCGACAGCCGAAGATCCGGCTCAGAAGACCGACAACGCCAAGTGCAGGCAGATTCTTGCCGGAGCACGAAAAGTCTTCCGTGCAAAGGGATTCGATGGCGCCAGTATGGAGGTTATCGCCAAGGAAGCCGGCGTTTCCAAAGGCACGCTTTACGTCTACTTCAGCAGCAAGGAAGCGCTGTTCGAGGCGCTGATTCTGCAAGAACGTTTCAGCCAGGCGGAAATCCTGCGGGAAGCCCTCGTCAGCAGGGCTGACGTGAAAAGCGATCTGCACCGTATCGGCCGCAGTTATCTGCAGAAAATGGCGAATCCCGAAAAATTGTCGACCCTCCGCATGGTAGTCGGCGCTGCGGAAAAATTCCCTCAGTTCGGCGTTCTGCTCTACGAAGCCGGTCCATGCCAGGGCCGACGCGACCTTGGTGCCTTCATCCAGGAGCGGATCGACCGCGGCGAGTTGAAGGACTGCGATGTCGAACTGGCGGCAGGCCAGTTTTTCGACTTGTGTGTGGCGGGCGTTCTAAGGCGCATGCTGCTCAATGCCGGCCCAAAGCCGAGCGAAGAAGAAATCGAAACCAATGTTGCGGCAGCGGTGAAGGTGTTTCTGGCGGCCTACGCAGCGTGA
- a CDS encoding HlyD family secretion protein → MALREGRNESGAIGGGPQAASRQDQDNETSVASKSGQATPSSAKDTSDDKGGQVAVSSQAQVTTATTTAEAPPPKKKGKAKRVFTLVLLAGLGFGGYEAYHWWTEGRFIASTDDAYVTADITVILSKVSGYVASVAVGDNQRVKAGDVLLKIDDGDYKLAVQSAKDSIDSARATVDRIATQITAAKASVLQAEASVASAKAQKDEASANYDRQKRLADNKFASQATLDTADASLKGAQADLENAQAAVTLAKANIDVLNGQKKEAEQAVVAAKTALEKAERDLAFTVIRAPVDGIVGNRAAQVGSLLQPGSRIAAIVPLADTHIDANFKETQLEGIQPGAEVEISVDAYPDQPIKGTVESIAPATGSVFSLLPAENATGNFTKVVQRVPVKIKVPEEEITSGHLRAGMSVVVEVDTRTGGQKDNVALSALH, encoded by the coding sequence GTGGCACTCAGAGAAGGCCGCAACGAAAGCGGCGCGATCGGTGGTGGGCCGCAGGCTGCGAGCCGCCAGGATCAAGACAACGAGACTTCAGTAGCCTCGAAAAGCGGACAGGCAACACCATCTTCCGCGAAAGACACAAGCGATGACAAAGGCGGGCAGGTGGCAGTTTCGTCTCAGGCACAGGTAACAACCGCAACGACCACCGCAGAAGCGCCTCCACCGAAAAAGAAAGGCAAGGCCAAGCGGGTATTCACGCTGGTTTTGCTCGCCGGTCTCGGCTTTGGCGGATATGAGGCGTACCATTGGTGGACCGAAGGCAGATTCATTGCCAGCACGGACGACGCCTATGTGACCGCGGATATCACCGTCATCCTTTCCAAGGTGTCCGGTTATGTTGCGTCTGTCGCTGTCGGCGACAATCAACGCGTGAAAGCCGGTGACGTGCTGCTGAAGATCGACGATGGCGACTACAAGCTTGCCGTCCAGTCCGCAAAGGATTCCATCGACAGTGCCCGCGCAACGGTCGATCGTATCGCGACCCAGATTACGGCTGCCAAGGCATCCGTGCTGCAGGCTGAAGCGTCTGTTGCTTCCGCCAAGGCGCAGAAGGACGAAGCTTCCGCGAACTACGATCGTCAGAAAAGACTGGCGGACAACAAATTTGCCAGCCAGGCAACGCTTGATACTGCCGATGCCTCACTGAAAGGCGCGCAGGCGGATCTGGAGAATGCGCAGGCGGCGGTGACGCTGGCCAAAGCCAATATCGATGTGCTCAACGGCCAGAAGAAAGAAGCCGAACAGGCAGTGGTTGCTGCCAAGACAGCTCTTGAGAAAGCCGAGCGCGACCTCGCCTTTACCGTCATTCGGGCACCGGTCGATGGCATCGTCGGCAACAGGGCAGCCCAGGTTGGCTCCCTGCTGCAGCCGGGAAGCCGGATTGCCGCGATCGTGCCGCTGGCCGACACTCACATCGATGCGAATTTCAAGGAAACTCAGCTCGAGGGTATCCAGCCCGGAGCAGAGGTTGAAATTTCCGTCGACGCTTATCCGGACCAGCCGATCAAGGGAACCGTGGAAAGCATTGCTCCTGCGACCGGTTCCGTCTTCAGCCTTCTGCCGGCCGAAAATGCGACAGGCAACTTCACCAAGGTGGTTCAGCGCGTGCCGGTGAAGATCAAGGTTCCGGAAGAAGAAATAACAAGCGGACATCTGCGAGCTGGCATGTCGGTGGTTGTCGAAGTCGACACCAGGACAGGTGGCCAGAAAGACAACGTCGCCCTGTCGGCGCTCCACTAG
- a CDS encoding protein adenylyltransferase SelO: protein MTARPPIFQFDNSYARDLPGFYVAWEGAKVPTPQLVVFNRELAKELGLDSNLLETSEGAEIFAGVRQPDGASPLAQVYAGHQFGGFSPQLGDGRALLLGEIIDSTGNRKDIQLKGSGPTPFSRGGDGKAVVGPVLREYILGEAMHALGIPTTRALAAVTTGETIYRDGPKPGAVLTRVAASHLRVGTFQYFAARGETEKVRQLADYAIARHDPDLAGQPDRYIRLFRGVVERQAALVANWVLVGFVHGVMNTDNTTISGETIDYGPCAFIDAYDPAAVFSSIDHGGRYAFGRQPVIMQWNLARLAETLLPLIQPDDLDKAVELASAELGRFPDIYRAAWLNGMRAKLGLVEETAEDQDLFETMLSILQEQSVDYTLFFRHLSEAAVGAPQKLRELFVDPTQIDGWLERWMQRLESEGRAPADTRTAMNLVNPLYIPRNHKVEEALQSAETGEYFLLNELLDILKAPYEERTGFESYALPAPEAFGPYQTFCGT, encoded by the coding sequence ATGACCGCCCGACCGCCCATTTTCCAGTTCGACAATTCCTACGCACGGGACCTGCCCGGCTTTTATGTGGCCTGGGAAGGCGCGAAGGTGCCAACGCCGCAGCTTGTGGTGTTCAATCGTGAACTTGCAAAAGAACTCGGCCTTGATTCCAACCTTCTGGAAACATCCGAAGGCGCAGAGATCTTTGCCGGGGTCCGTCAGCCGGACGGCGCGTCCCCCCTTGCCCAGGTGTATGCCGGCCACCAGTTTGGCGGCTTCTCGCCACAACTGGGGGATGGCCGCGCGCTTCTTCTCGGAGAGATTATCGACAGCACCGGCAATCGGAAGGACATTCAGCTGAAAGGGTCGGGACCGACCCCCTTCTCCCGTGGTGGAGACGGCAAGGCTGTCGTGGGACCGGTCCTGCGCGAATATATCCTCGGCGAAGCCATGCATGCACTCGGCATTCCGACGACACGAGCATTGGCAGCGGTAACTACCGGAGAAACCATCTACCGGGATGGTCCGAAACCGGGCGCAGTGTTGACCCGTGTCGCCGCAAGCCATTTGCGGGTCGGTACCTTCCAGTATTTTGCGGCACGCGGTGAAACGGAAAAAGTCCGCCAGCTCGCCGACTACGCCATTGCCCGCCACGATCCGGATCTTGCCGGACAACCGGACCGCTATATCCGGCTGTTTCGGGGAGTAGTCGAGCGCCAGGCAGCGCTGGTCGCCAATTGGGTGCTTGTCGGGTTCGTTCACGGTGTCATGAACACCGACAACACGACGATTTCCGGCGAAACAATCGACTATGGCCCTTGCGCCTTCATTGACGCCTATGATCCGGCAGCCGTGTTCAGCTCCATTGACCACGGTGGACGATACGCGTTTGGCCGCCAACCCGTCATCATGCAATGGAACCTTGCCCGGCTTGCCGAAACCCTTTTGCCCCTGATCCAGCCCGATGATCTGGACAAGGCAGTCGAACTGGCAAGCGCCGAACTTGGCCGCTTTCCTGATATCTACCGCGCAGCCTGGCTGAACGGGATGCGCGCAAAGCTGGGTCTAGTTGAAGAAACCGCGGAAGATCAGGACCTGTTCGAAACGATGCTTTCGATCCTGCAGGAACAATCGGTCGACTACACGCTCTTTTTCCGGCACCTGAGCGAGGCTGCTGTCGGCGCCCCGCAAAAACTGCGCGAGCTTTTTGTCGATCCGACGCAGATAGACGGCTGGCTGGAGCGCTGGATGCAACGTCTCGAAAGTGAAGGCAGAGCGCCTGCAGATACCAGAACGGCGATGAACCTTGTCAATCCGCTCTACATTCCACGGAACCACAAGGTGGAAGAGGCACTCCAGAGCGCGGAAACTGGAGAGTATTTTTTGCTCAATGAGTTACTGGATATTCTAAAAGCTCCGTATGAAGAACGAACAGGCTTTGAGAGCTATGCCCTTCCTGCCCCGGAGGCGTTTGGTCCCTATCAAACCTTCTGCGGAACGTAA
- a CDS encoding YiaA/YiaB family inner membrane protein gives MQEPTVKHSNNWTIFTAGSFAVAAIMMALGIWNLEASFSAKGFYAMAAIMLVHTAVTLTKTMRDREEANKFHNRLEDAKTEKLLMDISKPEQV, from the coding sequence ATGCAGGAACCCACAGTCAAACATTCCAACAACTGGACCATTTTTACCGCCGGCAGTTTCGCTGTTGCCGCTATCATGATGGCCCTGGGCATCTGGAACCTTGAAGCAAGCTTCTCCGCGAAAGGCTTCTACGCAATGGCCGCAATCATGCTGGTCCATACAGCGGTCACCCTGACCAAGACCATGCGTGATCGCGAGGAAGCCAACAAGTTCCATAACCGCCTGGAAGACGCAAAGACGGAAAAACTGCTGATGGACATCAGCAAGCCGGAACAAGTCTGA
- a CDS encoding acyl-[ACP]--phospholipid O-acyltransferase: MSASLMTSRRFAPLFWTQFFSAFNDNFLKNALVFLVLFQVGGHGADGGNTGVLITLAGAVFIAPFLFLSALGGELADKFDKARIARATKLAEIAGAGLAVTGMALSSLPILFAALFVFGAMSALFSPVKYGLLPDHLPASNLPRANAWIEAGTFLAILGGTISAGLLFSTGAPTLIFAPVMIALAIACYGLSRQIPSASAAAPHLTIDWNLATSTWCVVRDLAADRRLFLVAMMNAWFWLIGAMVLAVLPLMVKTFLGGEEIAVTYFLTVFAVSIGIGSAIAAWLLAGRVVLLPAPVGTLLLALFCLDAALTLAGLPATATASGLREFLTHEGVIRLSVDMAGLAISGALLVVPTFTALQTWAKPQVRARRIAASNALGAALMTVGGLLLAGAQKLGFSVPAIFLALAGLNLVAAIVMLKILPTNPMRDAISILYRAIFRMEVKGLENLEKAGEAPILALNHVSLLDAGLALTLTDKKPSFAIDYDIARRWWVKPFLHLANALPINPSKPMATRALIKVVNSGEPMVIFPEGRLTVTGSLMKVYDGAAMVADKTGAMIVPIRIDGLEKTPFSYLNPSQIRKRLFPKVKVTIMEPTRLDLDDELRGRLRRAAAGAKLYSVMSELMFETSLTEDVTILEKVIATAEEYGYGKLAVEDPVSGKLNAGKLLTGVSVLGRKLFRHTGGEETLGIMLPNANGAAVTVLATMSAGKVPAMINFTAGQENILAACRAADVRTLLSSRAFVKQARLEQLASNLEDNVRIIWLEDLRSEIGFMDKIRGLLTKSRPLVRRQADDTAVILFTSGSEGTPKGVVLTHRNILSNATQAAARIDFTPNDKVFNVLPMFHSFGLTAGTILPLISGVPVYLYPSPLHYRIVPELIYTSNATILFGTDTFLNGYARVAHAYDFRSLRYCFAGAEPVKPSTRQIYQERFGLRVLEGYGVTETAPVIALNTPMYNRPGTVGKLMPGMKARLEPVPGVETGGRLHVSGPNVMVGYLKAENPGVVEPLVDGWHDTGDIVEIDNDGYIIIKGRAKRFAKIAGEMVSLSAVEALAGQIWPQHLSAVAAIKDARKGEKLVLVTENPDADRAAFVEGAKARGAQDLMIPAEVRVVSKVPVLGSGKLDFAAVAKLVKDGSELGEAA; encoded by the coding sequence ATGAGCGCGTCACTGATGACATCCAGACGTTTCGCACCGCTCTTCTGGACGCAGTTTTTCTCTGCATTCAACGACAATTTCCTGAAAAACGCCCTGGTGTTCCTGGTGTTGTTCCAGGTTGGTGGACACGGCGCAGACGGTGGCAACACCGGTGTTCTGATAACGTTGGCCGGGGCTGTCTTCATCGCGCCCTTCCTGTTTCTGTCCGCACTCGGGGGCGAACTCGCAGACAAGTTCGACAAGGCTCGGATTGCCCGGGCAACCAAGCTTGCAGAAATTGCAGGCGCAGGCCTGGCCGTGACAGGCATGGCCTTGTCCTCCCTCCCCATCCTCTTTGCCGCGCTATTCGTGTTTGGTGCCATGTCTGCCTTGTTCAGCCCGGTCAAATACGGGCTGCTCCCGGATCATCTGCCGGCTTCAAACCTGCCGCGCGCCAATGCCTGGATAGAAGCGGGAACTTTTCTGGCAATCCTGGGCGGCACGATTTCCGCCGGCCTTTTGTTCAGCACCGGTGCTCCCACCCTGATCTTTGCCCCAGTTATGATAGCCTTGGCTATCGCATGTTACGGGCTGAGCCGGCAAATTCCCTCCGCATCGGCAGCAGCCCCTCATCTGACGATTGACTGGAACCTTGCGACATCCACATGGTGCGTGGTGAGAGATCTGGCTGCCGATCGTCGTCTCTTCCTGGTAGCCATGATGAATGCCTGGTTCTGGCTCATCGGTGCCATGGTGCTCGCTGTTCTGCCGCTGATGGTCAAGACGTTCCTGGGCGGTGAAGAAATTGCCGTCACCTATTTCCTGACCGTCTTCGCCGTTTCGATCGGCATCGGGTCGGCAATTGCCGCCTGGCTTCTGGCTGGCCGTGTCGTCCTTTTGCCGGCTCCTGTCGGAACGCTTCTGCTGGCGCTCTTTTGCCTGGATGCGGCATTGACCCTGGCAGGCCTGCCAGCAACCGCAACAGCATCTGGCTTGCGCGAGTTCCTCACCCATGAGGGCGTAATCCGCCTCAGTGTCGATATGGCCGGCCTTGCCATTTCCGGTGCGTTGCTGGTTGTTCCCACCTTCACGGCACTCCAGACCTGGGCGAAACCGCAGGTGCGTGCCCGCCGGATAGCAGCGTCCAACGCCCTTGGCGCTGCCCTGATGACGGTTGGCGGACTGTTGCTGGCAGGAGCCCAGAAACTTGGATTTTCCGTTCCCGCAATTTTTCTGGCGCTGGCCGGGCTGAACCTTGTCGCAGCTATCGTGATGCTCAAGATCCTGCCGACCAACCCGATGCGCGATGCAATCTCGATCCTGTATCGCGCCATCTTCCGGATGGAAGTCAAAGGCCTGGAAAATCTGGAAAAAGCCGGCGAAGCCCCGATCCTGGCGCTGAACCACGTTAGTTTGCTGGACGCTGGCCTGGCTCTGACCCTGACCGACAAGAAGCCGTCCTTCGCCATCGACTATGACATTGCCAGGCGCTGGTGGGTAAAACCCTTCCTGCACCTTGCGAATGCCTTGCCGATCAACCCGTCAAAACCCATGGCCACCCGCGCACTGATCAAGGTGGTGAACTCCGGCGAACCGATGGTGATCTTCCCGGAAGGCCGGCTGACTGTCACCGGCAGCCTGATGAAGGTCTACGACGGTGCGGCCATGGTGGCCGACAAGACCGGGGCCATGATCGTCCCGATCCGCATCGACGGCCTCGAAAAAACGCCGTTCTCCTACCTGAACCCAAGCCAGATCCGCAAGCGTCTGTTCCCCAAAGTGAAGGTGACAATCATGGAACCTACCCGCCTGGACCTCGACGACGAACTGAGGGGACGTCTGCGGCGCGCTGCAGCCGGCGCCAAGCTGTACAGCGTCATGTCCGAACTGATGTTTGAAACCAGCCTGACGGAAGACGTGACGATCCTGGAGAAGGTAATCGCCACGGCAGAAGAATACGGCTACGGCAAGCTGGCGGTTGAGGATCCGGTGTCCGGAAAGCTGAATGCAGGCAAACTGCTGACAGGCGTCTCAGTGCTTGGCCGCAAACTGTTTCGGCACACCGGCGGAGAAGAAACCCTCGGCATCATGCTGCCGAATGCCAATGGTGCTGCCGTTACCGTTCTGGCGACCATGTCTGCCGGCAAGGTGCCCGCCATGATCAATTTCACCGCCGGTCAGGAAAACATTCTCGCGGCTTGCCGTGCTGCGGACGTTCGTACGCTGTTGTCTTCCCGCGCCTTCGTCAAGCAGGCTCGCCTGGAGCAACTGGCGTCAAACCTGGAAGACAACGTTCGCATCATCTGGCTGGAAGATCTGCGCTCTGAAATCGGCTTCATGGACAAGATCCGCGGCCTTCTGACCAAAAGCCGCCCCCTGGTACGCAGGCAGGCGGACGACACGGCAGTGATCCTGTTCACCTCCGGATCGGAGGGAACACCGAAAGGCGTTGTGCTGACACACAGGAACATCCTGTCCAATGCCACGCAGGCAGCCGCCAGGATCGATTTCACCCCGAACGACAAGGTGTTCAACGTCCTGCCGATGTTCCATTCCTTCGGCCTGACCGCGGGGACCATCCTGCCGCTGATATCCGGTGTCCCGGTCTATCTCTATCCCTCGCCCCTGCATTACCGGATCGTTCCGGAGCTGATCTACACCTCCAATGCGACGATCCTGTTCGGTACGGACACCTTCCTCAACGGGTATGCCCGCGTTGCCCATGCCTACGACTTCCGCTCCCTGCGCTACTGTTTTGCAGGCGCGGAGCCGGTGAAACCGTCAACCAGGCAGATCTATCAGGAACGCTTCGGTCTGCGTGTTCTGGAAGGATACGGCGTGACCGAGACCGCACCGGTCATCGCGCTCAACACGCCGATGTACAACCGTCCAGGCACGGTCGGCAAACTGATGCCCGGCATGAAGGCACGCCTTGAGCCCGTACCTGGTGTGGAAACCGGCGGCAGACTGCATGTGTCGGGACCGAACGTGATGGTCGGTTATCTGAAGGCCGAAAATCCCGGCGTCGTCGAACCACTTGTCGACGGCTGGCACGACACCGGCGACATTGTCGAGATCGACAACGACGGCTACATCATCATCAAGGGCCGCGCCAAGCGCTTCGCCAAGATTGCAGGCGAGATGGTGTCTCTGTCCGCCGTGGAAGCCCTGGCGGGTCAGATCTGGCCGCAGCATCTGTCCGCAGTTGCCGCCATCAAGGATGCCCGCAAGGGCGAGAAGCTGGTGCTCGTGACGGAAAACCCGGATGCGGACCGCGCAGCCTTTGTTGAAGGCGCCAAAGCCCGAGGCGCACAGGACCTCATGATACCGGCAGAAGTCCGTGTGGTATCCAAGGTTCCTGTCCTGGGTTCCGGAAAGCTGGACTTCGCAGCGGTTGCAAAACTGGTCAAAGACGGATCTGAACTGGGCGAAGCCGCCTGA
- a CDS encoding PspA/IM30 family protein, translating to MNQLRALFLTSAEESRDNQSLALLSINTRTAAASVRAAQVALARAKAEQQQDRKRLWQINASLEDLENRARNALLKGLEPLAKEAAEAIALLEDEKSALEEAIRSFDGDLSSLTETLHRAQSRLRALKRGERTVEVRDQIQKAQSFGSSTGQSALALAEGQLEDIRRRQERDQLAEQEFKTLSAADNPSAVIEKLGDAGCGAPVKTRADDVLARLKSDIPLLLEKSS from the coding sequence ATGAACCAACTGAGGGCGCTGTTTCTAACCAGCGCCGAGGAAAGCCGGGACAATCAGTCTCTTGCTCTCCTCTCCATCAACACGCGTACAGCCGCCGCTTCCGTCCGGGCTGCCCAGGTTGCTCTGGCCCGCGCCAAGGCAGAACAGCAGCAGGACCGCAAGCGGCTGTGGCAAATCAATGCATCCCTCGAAGATCTGGAGAACAGGGCTCGCAACGCCCTCCTCAAAGGTCTTGAACCCCTCGCGAAAGAGGCAGCGGAAGCTATCGCACTTCTGGAAGACGAAAAGTCGGCGCTCGAAGAGGCGATCCGATCGTTCGACGGCGATCTTTCAAGCCTCACGGAAACCTTGCATCGCGCCCAGAGCCGTCTGCGCGCCCTCAAGCGCGGTGAACGCACCGTTGAAGTTCGCGACCAGATCCAGAAAGCACAGTCCTTTGGCTCCAGTACCGGCCAGTCGGCGCTCGCCCTTGCAGAAGGACAGCTGGAGGACATCCGCCGACGCCAGGAACGCGACCAATTGGCCGAACAGGAATTCAAGACCTTGTCGGCAGCGGATAACCCGAGTGCGGTTATCGAAAAACTGGGCGATGCCGGTTGCGGCGCGCCTGTGAAAACCAGAGCGGACGATGTGCTCGCCCGCCTGAAATCCGACATTCCCCTTCTTCTGGAAAAAAGCAGCTAA
- a CDS encoding M13 family metallopeptidase yields the protein MKFIPLLLTSTLLLSGSAFAEENSLPPLTPDDLQFSPENMDTSVDPADDFYRYASGKWLDRVNRPVDKASWDIFSIIGERLIKQLAAVAKKASESTAEAPKGSPTQLVGDFYKAYMNVEAMDAAGIEPIQSDLDAIEALETLDDLTRFAADQAAMSGPALFAIFAPSADPADSKRYAIFSVGPSFGVEDHHLELLRNKEGDPRIPAYRAYVAEIMKVAGYPEDVAARIADITLRIETALYAGILTPEEGNDPRNRYSKLGYEEVQAQVPEFDLDLYLETVGFEKPDAVFMFEPRALPELSKVLKETPLEDLKAYAAFRVIENYKEFLTSAFEEPAKEFNLVLTGARTDRPRQEHMYDLLKENLGHPASQLFVETYYSDETKAEVIKMVERIHGKFRERVETRDWLSEDTRAEALKKVDTFYYKVGYPDEWVDYSKLEIGADPVANMRNLGAFSMNRMLEKIKKPVVHEEFNTQSTLPIVINAAYTPSINGFEVNAAITQPPAYSHDMDAPLRFCRIGAVIGHEMTHGFDSGGRRYDAEGNFRDWWTEADAKAFDREAQKLIDQANAFEVLPGLNANGPLNVRENMADVGGITLAYESLMDYLAEHPEENVEIDGLSPAKRCFIGWAQFWTAKASDPFLRMLVAGDGHPPSPYRAFAALQHVDAFYETFGIEEGDPMWLPPEKRVRAW from the coding sequence ATGAAATTTATCCCACTTCTGCTGACGAGCACTTTGCTGCTTTCCGGATCTGCCTTCGCTGAGGAAAACAGCCTCCCCCCGCTGACCCCGGACGACCTTCAGTTCTCGCCCGAGAATATGGATACCTCTGTGGATCCAGCCGACGATTTTTATCGCTATGCTTCAGGCAAGTGGCTCGACCGGGTGAACCGGCCAGTGGACAAGGCGAGTTGGGATATTTTTTCGATCATCGGCGAAAGACTGATCAAGCAGCTTGCAGCTGTTGCGAAAAAGGCAAGCGAGAGCACCGCGGAAGCGCCCAAGGGCAGCCCGACGCAGCTCGTTGGCGATTTCTACAAAGCCTATATGAATGTCGAGGCGATGGATGCTGCAGGCATCGAACCGATCCAAAGTGACCTGGACGCCATCGAAGCCCTGGAAACCCTGGATGACCTCACCCGGTTCGCGGCTGACCAGGCAGCAATGTCCGGACCGGCCCTGTTCGCGATTTTCGCACCCAGTGCAGATCCAGCGGACAGCAAGCGCTACGCAATTTTTTCAGTAGGTCCCAGTTTCGGCGTTGAGGACCACCATCTCGAACTCTTGCGCAATAAGGAAGGCGATCCGCGCATTCCTGCCTACCGTGCCTATGTGGCGGAAATCATGAAGGTCGCCGGTTATCCGGAGGACGTTGCTGCTCGCATCGCCGACATCACACTTCGAATAGAAACAGCGCTTTATGCCGGGATACTGACGCCCGAGGAAGGCAACGATCCACGCAACCGCTACAGCAAACTTGGTTATGAAGAGGTCCAGGCACAGGTGCCGGAATTCGACCTCGATCTATATCTTGAAACAGTCGGCTTCGAGAAACCCGATGCAGTCTTCATGTTCGAACCAAGGGCTCTGCCAGAACTCTCGAAAGTGCTGAAGGAAACACCGCTTGAAGATCTGAAAGCCTATGCGGCTTTTCGGGTTATTGAAAACTACAAGGAATTCCTGACATCAGCCTTCGAAGAACCTGCCAAGGAATTCAATCTTGTCCTGACCGGTGCACGAACGGACCGTCCTCGCCAGGAGCACATGTACGACCTGCTGAAAGAGAACCTCGGCCATCCTGCCAGCCAGCTCTTCGTGGAAACCTACTATTCCGACGAGACCAAGGCCGAAGTCATCAAGATGGTCGAGCGCATTCACGGGAAGTTTCGCGAGCGCGTCGAAACGCGGGATTGGTTGTCGGAAGATACTCGCGCCGAAGCCCTGAAGAAGGTCGACACCTTCTACTACAAGGTCGGCTATCCCGATGAATGGGTCGATTATTCCAAACTCGAGATCGGGGCCGATCCCGTTGCAAACATGCGCAATCTTGGAGCCTTTTCCATGAACCGCATGCTGGAGAAAATTAAGAAACCCGTCGTGCACGAGGAATTCAACACGCAGTCAACGCTGCCGATCGTCATCAATGCCGCCTACACGCCTTCCATCAACGGCTTCGAGGTAAATGCGGCCATCACCCAGCCGCCAGCCTATAGCCACGATATGGACGCTCCCTTGCGCTTCTGCCGGATCGGCGCGGTCATCGGCCACGAAATGACTCACGGTTTCGACAGCGGTGGCCGCCGATACGATGCGGAAGGCAACTTCCGTGACTGGTGGACGGAAGCCGATGCAAAGGCCTTCGACAGGGAAGCCCAGAAACTGATCGACCAGGCCAACGCCTTCGAAGTGCTGCCTGGCCTTAACGCCAACGGCCCCTTGAATGTCCGAGAGAACATGGCCGATGTCGGCGGCATCACGCTCGCCTATGAAAGCCTGATGGATTATCTGGCCGAGCACCCTGAGGAAAATGTCGAGATAGATGGCCTGTCGCCGGCCAAGCGCTGTTTCATCGGTTGGGCCCAGTTCTGGACGGCCAAGGCCTCCGACCCGTTCCTGCGCATGCTTGTCGCCGGTGACGGGCATCCTCCTAGCCCTTACCGAGCTTTTGCGGCCCTACAACATGTCGATGCGTTCTACGAGACTTTCGGCATCGAGGAGGGCGACCCGATGTGGCTGCCACCGGAGAAACGGGTGAGAGCCTGGTAA
- a CDS encoding TetR/AcrR family transcriptional regulator translates to MAGVQKAKSEETHRRVLEAAIAAVEAGGMEAVNIRKIAADAGYSVGSVYKHFADQDALLLAVNSVTLGRIKDLMASKVETVDEPLARLKVLALAYLAFARDNRNLWMTLFSHHLPEGKAVPEWHIQENIALLGFIAAPLRELDPSMMEEDLAARTRTAFAAVHGLVTISLEARFVGLSGEKLEQEMNFLVERLAG, encoded by the coding sequence ATGGCCGGAGTTCAAAAAGCAAAAAGCGAAGAAACCCATCGTCGCGTTCTGGAAGCGGCGATTGCCGCCGTGGAAGCAGGGGGCATGGAAGCGGTCAACATCAGAAAGATCGCGGCTGATGCCGGTTACTCGGTAGGGTCGGTCTACAAGCATTTCGCGGACCAGGATGCGTTGTTGCTTGCGGTCAACTCGGTAACGCTCGGCCGCATCAAGGATCTGATGGCATCGAAAGTCGAAACCGTGGATGAGCCCTTGGCACGGCTCAAGGTGCTGGCGCTGGCCTATCTGGCGTTTGCGCGCGACAATCGAAACCTCTGGATGACATTGTTCAGCCATCACTTGCCTGAAGGCAAGGCGGTGCCTGAGTGGCATATTCAGGAAAATATCGCGCTTCTCGGTTTCATCGCAGCACCGTTGCGCGAACTCGATCCAAGCATGATGGAAGAAGATCTCGCAGCCCGGACACGTACCGCTTTTGCGGCGGTACACGGTCTCGTCACGATCAGCCTGGAAGCACGGTTCGTCGGCCTGTCGGGAGAAAAGCTGGAGCAGGAAATGAACTTTCTGGTCGAGCGCCTGGCAGGGTAG